A section of the Leishmania braziliensis MHOM/BR/75/M2904 complete genome, chromosome 13 genome encodes:
- a CDS encoding putative leucyl-tRNA synthetase, with protein sequence MSTARRDTLVAIEQKKQADWAAKKLHEFDAPAPGEARAAKYLTTFPFPYMNGKLHLGHGFSLTKAEFASRFQRMMGRRSLWPFGFHVTGTPIAACAQKIAKEMQQYGNPPQFPSEVLEDKPKTPVDSKPTVALGQHKSKRGKSGPAKPQWVIMQSMGIPDSEIPKFADPQHWLDYFPPIAIEDLKSFGCHIDWRRSFMTTERNPYFDRFVQWQFHILRRENLLNYGKRYCVYSPRDGQPCADHDRASGEGVLPQEYTVVKLIVQNPLSQPCFAEHKDIIGDRNVILPGATLRPETVIGQTNCWVSNKLNYKAYNVRNAKGEDEVYIMTARAARNMAYQNFYVNGQTGVDPEPLFEVKGTDMVGMPLSAPLAPYETIYTLPMSTITEAKGTGVVMSVPSDSPDDYINFSQLLNKPDYRAKLGIKDEWVVPFAMIPIIDIPELGTEGAKFMCEKLKVNGPNATELLEEAKKVCYQQGFYHGTMIVGPYTGVKVSEAKVKTQRDMEAADQCIRYYEPVRQVMSRSGDECVVALCDQWYLEYGKDDWKRMVQDHVKKMDMFFPGVRNGFEETLNWLADWPCSRTFGLGTYLPCDASHTMIIDSLSDSTIYMAYYTIDRFFNVGVDGSMDLCGKSDNPYGLTPEMFTDEVFEYIYHGVGDAATVAGAVSMPVESLKLMRNEFEYWYPVDLRCSGKDLIQNHLTMFLYNHAAIWPADESKWPQRIFCNGHIQVDSEKMAKSKGNFISLREAIDTYGADATRLACADAGDSMDDANFVRETAAGFVLKMTTLLEQAKETVERADLRSGDYNEFDKIFQNTMNTIITRTEGYYHRMQFRMVLNTAFHELSNEYSQYKMCCDDLNVHAHLGRRYYEVVALMMMPLAPHTMEYLWQNILQNEGSVVTQLFPKPTAELDYSLIVASRVMTTVIKEIRSQVIKNAKKRGPIEEVIVYTRREYMDWQRQALDILQELYQANGNTFPEDMTKQVAARDPKIMSKGLMAFMSFVKANVEKYGAQAMSTQPVVDDAAMLSNITHNLSRLSGVPVVRILSAEDETYKEHDAARRKCLPGEPSVGFPPASKSA encoded by the coding sequence ATGTCCACAGCACGTCGCGATACGCTCGTGGCGATTGAGCAGAAGAAGCAAGCGGACTGGGCCGCCAAGAAGCTGCATGAGTTTGATGCCCCGGCGCCTGGGGAGGCGCGGGCGGCGAAATACCTGACGACCTTCCCCTTCCCGTACATGAACGGGAAACTTCACCTCGGCCACGGCTTCTCGCTCACCAAGGCCGAGTTCGCCTCGCGCTTTCAGCGCATGATGGGCCGCCGCTCGCTCTGGCCCTTTGGCTTCCATGTCACCGGCACCCCGATtgccgcgtgcgcgcagaAAATCGCgaaggagatgcagcagTACGGCAACCCGCCGCAGTTTCCGTcagaggtgctggaggacaAGCCCAAGACACCGGTGGACAGCAAGCCTACGGTGGCGCTCGGGCAGCACAAAAGCAAGCGCGGCAAAAGTGGGCCAGCGAAGCCGCAGTGGGTCATTATGCAGAGCATGGGCATCCCCGATTCGGAGATCCCGAAGTTTGCCGACCCACAGCACTGGTTGGACTACTTCCCGCCCATCGCTATTGAAGACTTGAAGAGCTTTGGCTGCCACATCGACTGGCGCCGTTCCTTTATGACGACGGAGCGCAACCCGTACTTTGACCGCTTTGTCCAGTGGCAGTTCCACATCCTGCGCCGCGAGAACCTGCTCAACTACGGCAAGCGCTACTGCGTATATTCGCCGCGCGACGGCCAGCCGTGCGCCGACCACGATCGCGCCAGCGGTGAGGGTGTGCTGCCGCAGGAATACACGGTGGTGAAGCTCATCGTGCAGAACCCCCTCTCGCAGCCGTGCTTCGCCGAGCACAAGGACATCATCGGTGACCGCAACGTCATCCTGCCCGGCGCCACGCTCCGCCCGGAAACGGTGATTGGCCAGACGAACTGCTGGGTGAGCAACAAGCTCAACTACAAGGCGTACAACGTGCGCAACGCGAAGGGGGAGGATGAAGTGTACATCATGACTGCCCGCGCCGCGCGCAACATGGCGTACCAGAACTTCTACGTGAACGGTCAGACCGGCGTCGACCCGGAGCCGCTCTTCGAAGTGAAGGGAACAGACATGGTCGGCATGCCGCTTTCGGCACCGCTGGCGCCTTACGAGACGATCTACACACTGCCCATGTCCACCATCACGGAGGCGAAGGGTACGGGCGTCGTCATGTCCGTGCCGTCCGACTCGCCCGATGACTACATCAACTTCTCCCAGCTGCTGAACAAGCCAGACTACCGCGCGAAGCTCGGCATCAAGGATGAGTGGGTAGTCCCGTTCGCCATGATTCCAATCATCGACATTCCCGAGCTAGGCACTGAAGGCGCCAAGTTTATGTGCGAGAAGCTCAAGGTCAACGGCCCGAACGcgacggagctgctggaggaggcgaaaaAGGTATGCTACCAGCAGGGGTTCTACCATGGCACCATGATCGTCGGTCCCTACACAGGTGTCAAGGTCAGTGAGGCCAAGGTGAAGACGCAGCGCGAcatggaggcggcggacCAGTGCATCCGCTACTACGAGCCGGTACGTCAGGTGAtgagccgcagcggcgacgagtGCGTTGTCGCGCTGTGCGATCAGTGGTACCTTGAGTACGGCAAGGATGACTGGAAGAGGATGGTACAGGACCACGTCAAGAAGATGGACATGTTCTTCCCCGGTGTACGCAACGGCTTCGAGGAGACGCTGAACTGGCTAGCAGACTGGccgtgcagccgcacctTCGGCCTCGGCACCTACCTACCGTGCGACGCGTCGCACACGATGATCATCGACAGCCTGTCCGACTCCACCATCTACATGGCCTACTACACGATCGACCGCTTCTTCAACGTCGGCGTCGACGGCTCGATGGACCTGTGTGGCAAGTCGGACAACCCGTACGGCCTCACGCCAGAGATGTTCACAGACGAGGTGTTCGAGTACATATACCACGGCGTCGGCGATGCGGCCACCGTCGCGGGTGCGGTGAGCATGCCGGTTGAGTCGCTGAAGTTGATGCGCAACGAGTTCGAGTACTGGTACCCCGTCGACCTGCGCTGCTCTGGTAAGGATCTCATCCAGAACCACCTGACGATGTTCCTCTACAACCACGCCGCGATCTGGCCGGCGGACGAGAGCAAGTGGCCTCAGAGGATCTTCTGCAACGGTCACATCCAGGTCGACAGCGAGAAGATGGCCAAGTCAAAGGGGAACTTCATCTCCCTGCGCGAGGCGATCGACACGTACGGCGCTGACGCCACACGCCTCGCCTGTGCTGACGCCGGTGACAGCATGGACGACGCCAACTTTGTGCGCGAGACGGCAGCTGGCTTCGTGCTGAAGATGACGACACTGCTGGAGCAGGCGAAGGAGACAGTAGAGCGCGCCGAtctgcgcagcggcgactACAACGAGTTTGACAAGATCTTCCAGAACACAATGAACACGATCATCACCCGTACCGAGGGCTACTATCACCGCATGCAGTTCCGCATGGTGCTCAACACGGCCTTCCACGAGCTATCGAATGAATACAGCCAGTACAAGATGTGCTGCGACGACCTCAACGTGCATGCACATCTCGGGCGCCGCTACTACGAGGTGGTCGCGCTGATGATGatgccgctggcgccgcaCACGATGGAGTATCTGTGGCAGAACATCCTCCAGAACGAGGGTTCCGTCGTCACACAGCTGTTCCCGAAGCCGACGGCAGAGTTGGACTACTCGCTGATCGTCGCAAGCCGGGTCATGACGACTGTTATCAAGGAAATTCGGTCGCAGGTGATCAAGAACGCGAAGAAGCGTGGTCCAATCGAGGAGGTCATTGTGTACACACGCCGCGAGTACATGgactggcagcggcaggcgctCGACATCCTGCAAGAGCTCTACCAGGCGAACGGCAACACGTTTCCTGAAGACATGACGAAGCAGGTTGCCGCCCGCGACCCCAAGATCATGAGCAAGGGTCTGATGGCCTTCATGTCCTTCGTCAAGGCCAACGTAGAGAAGTACGGGGCGCAGGCCATGTCGACGCAACCCGTCGTCGACGACGCCGCGATGCTGTCCAACATCACGCACAACCTCAGCCGCCTCTCCGGGGTGCCAGTGGTGCGCATCCTGTCCGCCGAAGACGAGACCTACAAGGAGCACGATGCGGCGCGCCGCAAGTGCCTGCCTGGTGAGCCGTCCGTGGGCTTCCCACCGGCGTCGAAGAGTGCGTAG
- a CDS encoding putative proteasome regulatory ATPase subunit 2 — protein sequence MPKAPGASKPEKWVPPVAPEIGKRKKKRGPDAATRIPKVYPNRACLLRKYRLERCKDYLLLEEEFLRTINAQRDAQSNLEEGAMGHYEAELKRVEDIRGTPLEVATLEEAVDDSHAIVSISGTEYYVPLMSFVDKEQLELGCSVLLHDRQHSIVGVLKDDVDPLVSVMKVDKAPEDTYADIGGLEQQIQEIKEAVEFPLSHPELYDEIGIKPPKGVILYGVPGTGKTLLAKAVANRTSATFLRVVGSELIQKYSGEGPKLVRELFRVAEEHSPAIVFIDEIDAIGTKRYDTDSSGTKEVQRTMLELLTQLDGFDSSNDVKVIMATNRIDTLDPALIRPGRIDRKIEFPFPDEKTKRRIFEIHTSRMSLADDVDISEFIHAKDEMSGADVKAICTEAGLLALRERRMKVCQADFIKGKENVQYRKDKSTFSRFYL from the coding sequence ATGCCAAAGGCGCCTGGCGCCAGCAAACCAGAGAAGTGGGTGCCGCCCGTGGCGCCGGAGATTGGCAAGCGCAAGAAAAAGCGCGGCCCCGATGCGGCCACGCGTATTCCTAAAGTATACCCGAACCGTGCCTGCCTCCTCCGTAAGTACCGCCTTGAGCGATGCAAAGACTACCTCCTGCTAGAGGAGGAGTTCCTGCGCACAATCAACGCCCAGCGCGACGCGCAGTCGAACCTGGAGGAGGGTGCAATGGGCCACTacgaggcggagctgaagcGCGTCGAGGACATCCGCGGCACCCCACTGGAGGTGGCGACTCTTGAGGAAGCAGTGGACGACTCGCACGCGATCGTCTCCATCTCCGGCACTGAGTACTACGTGCCCCTCATGTCGTTCGTGGAcaaggagcagctggagtTAGGCTGCAGCGTACTATTGCACGACCGCCAGCACAGCATTGTTGGCGTTCTCAAGGACGACGTCGATCCGCTGGTGAGTGTCATGAAAGTAGACAAGGCACCGGAGGACACGTACGCCGACATTGGTGGCCTAGAGCAGCAGATTCAAGAGATCAAGGAGGCGGTCGAGTTTCCACTCTCCCACCCAGAGCTGTATGACGAGATCGGCATCAAACCACCGAAGGGTGTCATTCTCTACGGTGTACCAGGCACTGgcaagacgctgctggccaAGGCCGTCGCGAACCGCACGAGTGCCACGTTCCTGCGTGTGGTGGGGTCGGAGCTGATTCAGAAGTACTCCGGCGAAGGTCCCAAGCTCGTGCGGGAACTCTTCCGGGTTGCCGAGGAGCACTCGCCAGCGATCGTTTTCATTGACGAAATTGACGCCATCGGCACGAAGCGCTACGACacggacagcagcggcaccaaaGAGGTGCAGCGTACGATGCTAGAGCTGCTCACACAGTTGGACGGCTTCGATAGCAGCAACGACGTGAAGGTGATCATGGCGACGAACCGCATCGACACACTCGACCCAGCCCTCATCCGCCCTGGCCGCATAGATCGCAAGATTGAGTTTCCCTTCCCAGACGAGAAAACAAAGCGTCGCATTTTCGAAATCCATACGAGCCGCATGTCGCTCGCCGACGACGTCGACATCTCCGAGTTCATTCACGCCAAGGATGAGATGAGCGGCGCAGATGTGAAGGCAATCTGCACAGAGGCTGGTCTGCTGGCCCTGCGTGAGCGCCGCATGAAAGTGTGCCAGGCAGATTTTATCAAAGGCAAGGAAAATGTGCAGTACCGCAAGGACAAGTCAACCTTCTCGCGCTTCTACTTGTAA
- a CDS encoding putative NADH-cytochrome b5 reductase, protein MIYLLVIIAVNMAAFFAFMYKRMAKVAMDPTMFKHFKLIKRTEVTHDTFIFRFALENETQSLGLPIGQHIVLRADCTTSGKTETVTHSYTPISSDDEKGYVDFMIKVYFAGVHPSFPHGGRLSQHLYHMKLGDKIEMRGPQGKFTYLGNGTSRIQKPGQGFITDKVDAYAAIAGGTGITPILQIIHAIKKNKEDRTKVFLVYGNQTERDILLRKELDEAAANDDRFHVWYTVDREVTPEWKFDVGYVREEMFRRHLPVPDMLGDDSVPQNAGIKKVMALMCGPPPMVQMAIKPNLERIGYTADSMFNF, encoded by the coding sequence ATGATTTACCTTctcgtcatcatcgctgtCAACATGGCAGCCTTCTTCGCGTTCATGTATAAGCGCATGGCGAAGGTAGCCATGGACCCGACGATGTTCAAGCATTTTAAGCTGATCAAGCGCACCGAGGTGACCCACGACACCTTCATCTTCCGCTTCGCCCTAGAGAACGAGACGCAGTCGCTCGGGCTGCCGATTGGGCAGCACATTGTGCTCCGTGCCGACTGCACGACGTCTGGGAAGACGGAGACGGTGACGCACTCCTACACACCCATCTCCAGCGATGACGAGAAAGGCTACGTGGACTTCATGATCAAGGTGTACTTTGCTGGCGTGCACCCCAGCTTCCCGCATGGCGGCAGGCTGTCGCAGCACCTGTACCACATGAAGCTTGGTGACAAGATAGAGATGCGTGGACCGCAGGGGAAGTTTACCTACCTGGGCAACGGCACCTCGCGCATCCAAAAACCAGGCCAGGGCTTCATCACAGACAAGGTGGACGCCTATGCGGCCATCGCTGGCGGCACTGGCATCACCCCGATACTGCAGATCATCCACGCCATCAAGAAGAACAAGGAGGACCGCACAAAGGTGTTTCTCGTGTACGGCAACCAGACAGAGCGTGACATCCTGCTGCGCAAGGAGCTTGACGAGGCTGCCGCCAACGACGACCGCTTTCACGTGTGGTACACCGTCGACCGTGAGGTAACTCCAGAGTGGAAATTTGATGTGGGGTACGTCCGAGAGGAGATGTTCCGCAGGCACTTGCCCGTCCCTGACATGctcggcgacgacagcgtTCCGCAGAACGCCGGGATAAAAAAGGTGATGGCACTCATGTGCGGCCCACCACCCATGGTGCAGATGGCGATCAAGCCGAACCTAGAGCGTATCGGCTACACCGCCGACAGCATGTTCAACTTCTAA